In Syntrophales bacterium, a single window of DNA contains:
- a CDS encoding CoA transferase yields MDLEKRYAEVGVPLGKKADEDKLPYVHVVEGQVPYTSKHRAPGVEVTDPGDAIHSGIYGISEVVHKERPYTWWGPNPDEARALKVKENKFLYDKRTTLSDAVKKFIRPGINIGVAGFVNTRNPFAICWQIVKEALCNKTVQATNLTLSYQSQSLDVEWLLGAQMLDSSRVEVKRVELSWQAFEVIGSGPIWTHMVQAGLIEVDDYTNYGASARFKAGAMGIPFMPVRDHGGSDMERVNRGVMLKCPFTGRNIYVLPACHPDVAIAHVTAADMYGNCRIFGFLNTCPEIVGASTASIVTCEDLISTDEIRRYPNLTEIPFPAVSAVVPQKFGGYPGAVWGNYWFDMDHFREWRAAGLELRLKGNIDPLKKYYDDNFYSCDTFDDFLAKRGYKKLAELKRLDMGQAVII; encoded by the coding sequence ATGGATTTAGAAAAGAGATATGCTGAAGTAGGTGTGCCGTTAGGGAAAAAGGCAGATGAAGATAAATTGCCTTATGTTCATGTCGTCGAAGGACAGGTTCCCTATACGTCCAAGCATCGTGCACCAGGTGTCGAAGTAACAGACCCTGGAGATGCAATACATTCTGGTATCTACGGAATTTCTGAGGTGGTGCATAAGGAGAGACCATATACCTGGTGGGGACCCAATCCTGACGAAGCCAGGGCTCTGAAGGTAAAGGAGAACAAGTTTCTCTATGATAAGAGAACGACTCTAAGTGATGCGGTAAAGAAATTCATCAGACCGGGGATAAACATTGGAGTTGCTGGATTCGTAAACACAAGAAACCCCTTCGCTATTTGCTGGCAAATAGTAAAGGAGGCCCTTTGCAACAAAACTGTCCAGGCGACGAATTTAACTCTATCCTATCAATCTCAATCTCTTGATGTTGAATGGCTTTTAGGCGCACAGATGTTGGACAGCAGCAGGGTAGAGGTAAAGAGGGTAGAGCTGTCCTGGCAGGCCTTTGAAGTCATCGGATCAGGCCCCATCTGGACTCACATGGTTCAAGCTGGACTGATTGAGGTTGATGACTATACCAACTATGGCGCCTCTGCCAGATTCAAGGCCGGAGCCATGGGCATACCTTTCATGCCGGTGAGAGACCACGGCGGCTCAGACATGGAGAGGGTCAACCGCGGCGTTATGCTGAAGTGCCCCTTCACGGGCAGGAATATTTATGTGCTTCCAGCCTGTCATCCCGATGTTGCCATAGCACACGTTACAGCGGCAGATATGTACGGTAATTGCAGGATTTTCGGATTCTTGAACACCTGTCCGGAGATTGTCGGGGCATCTACAGCGAGCATTGTGACCTGTGAGGATTTGATCTCTACCGATGAGATTCGAAGATACCCGAATCTCACCGAGATTCCGTTTCCAGCCGTTTCTGCGGTAGTCCCACAGAAATTTGGAGGATATCCCGGAGCTGTCTGGGGCAACTACTGGTTTGACATGGACCACTTCCGCGAATGGAGAGCTGCCGGCCTGGAATTGAGACTGAAAGGGAACATTGACCCGCTTAAGAAGTATTACGATGATAACTTCTACAGCTGCGACACCTTTGATGATTTCCTGGCCAAGAGAGGGTACAAGAAGCTTGCGGAACTGAAAAGATTAGACATGGGTCAGGCAGTGATAATCTAA
- a CDS encoding PAS domain S-box protein: MNYKNVPDEQFLDKIEKMFPLLDESGKREDMGEQGQNDLKAVTLSILDSIPHAVIGLKDRRIIFANHAVELVFGWKIEELIGKSKRVLYRSDEEYEEIAGYTYPALEKQRTYSREFHCRHKDGRDIVCLVSSSRVGEILKDRMIVVTYSDVTGQRQAEESLRLANIYNRTLLEACLDPLVAIDPAGKISYVNAAAEKITGYSRGELIGTDVSSYFTEPEKVKAEYRKVLKEGALYNYPLEVRHRDGRVTPVLYNASVYRDKSDNVIGVLAAARDITERKRVEEALREHDGQFETLLKERTIELTKTTSLLEREVIERKYTEEQLREAHARLLTVLDSLNSSVYIIDMDTYEVLYINKHMMDLFGDVTGKICWQSILNQPGPCDFCVDEKLLTPERKKSGFYIWEQYHEALGIWLLIQDRTMAIQWIDGRTGRLKIATNISKHKLAEEAVHKTQLQQKAILDNIPDMAWLKDRESRYIAVNEAFGKACGLKPADVVGLIDSDIWPAELAEKYKEDDKKVIECGTRKQVEEPLVGKDGRESWIEAIRTPIYDDGGEIIGTAGIARDITERKRAEEDLKKRKWELEVKSRNLEEVNIALKVLLKQREEDKTDLEEKVLSNVKEFVEPYVEKLKKTRLNVNQIACISIVETNLNDIISPFLRNLTSKYLHLTPREIQIANLIKEGKTSKEIAELLNSSQGAINFHRNNIRNKLGLNKKSTNLRSHLLSLS, encoded by the coding sequence ATGAACTATAAAAATGTGCCGGATGAACAATTTTTAGATAAAATAGAGAAAATGTTTCCACTGCTTGACGAATCGGGGAAAAGAGAGGACATGGGCGAACAAGGCCAGAATGACCTCAAGGCGGTTACGCTATCGATTCTGGATTCGATTCCACATGCAGTTATTGGCTTAAAAGATCGCCGGATTATTTTTGCCAACCATGCGGTGGAGTTGGTCTTTGGCTGGAAGATTGAGGAATTGATTGGCAAAAGCAAACGTGTGTTGTACCGAAGCGACGAAGAGTATGAAGAAATTGCCGGATATACATATCCGGCGCTTGAGAAACAGCGAACGTACAGTAGAGAATTTCATTGCCGGCATAAGGATGGCAGGGATATTGTTTGCCTGGTGAGTTCTTCACGAGTAGGTGAAATCCTGAAGGATAGAATGATTGTAGTAACGTACTCAGATGTTACCGGGCAGAGACAGGCCGAGGAATCATTGCGACTGGCAAACATTTACAACCGTACCCTTCTCGAAGCGTGTCTGGATCCACTCGTTGCCATTGATCCGGCCGGAAAAATAAGCTATGTGAATGCTGCAGCCGAGAAGATCACAGGATATTCACGGGGGGAATTGATTGGGACAGATGTTTCGAGTTATTTTACAGAACCTGAGAAGGTTAAAGCAGAGTACAGGAAGGTATTGAAAGAAGGGGCACTGTATAACTATCCCCTGGAAGTACGTCACAGGGACGGCCGTGTTACTCCTGTTCTCTATAACGCATCTGTGTACAGAGACAAGTCTGACAATGTTATTGGTGTCCTTGCCGCGGCACGTGACATCACAGAGCGCAAGCGAGTTGAAGAGGCATTACGGGAACATGATGGACAGTTTGAAACATTGCTGAAGGAACGTACGATAGAACTGACAAAAACAACCTCGCTGCTCGAACGTGAAGTTATTGAACGAAAATACACCGAAGAACAGTTAAGGGAGGCCCATGCGCGGTTATTGACGGTTCTGGATAGTCTGAATTCTTCCGTGTATATTATCGATATGGACACGTATGAGGTGCTTTACATCAATAAACATATGATGGATTTGTTTGGTGATGTTACAGGCAAAATTTGCTGGCAAAGTATACTAAATCAGCCAGGCCCCTGTGATTTTTGTGTCGATGAGAAATTATTAACGCCGGAAAGGAAAAAATCAGGCTTTTATATTTGGGAACAGTATCATGAGGCATTGGGGATATGGCTTCTGATTCAGGATCGGACAATGGCAATTCAGTGGATAGACGGGCGCACGGGGCGATTGAAAATTGCCACGAATATCAGTAAACACAAACTTGCGGAGGAGGCTGTGCATAAAACTCAACTCCAGCAGAAAGCAATCCTCGATAATATTCCAGATATGGCCTGGTTAAAAGACAGGGAGAGCAGGTATATCGCGGTGAATGAGGCCTTCGGTAAGGCTTGTGGTTTGAAGCCGGCAGATGTCGTCGGTCTTATTGATTCTGATATATGGCCTGCCGAGTTGGCTGAAAAGTACAAGGAGGATGATAAAAAAGTCATAGAGTGTGGTACACGGAAACAGGTCGAAGAACCCTTAGTAGGAAAAGATGGCCGGGAGAGCTGGATAGAAGCGATTAGGACGCCGATATATGATGACGGAGGCGAAATAATAGGTACTGCGGGGATTGCCCGCGACATTACGGAGCGTAAGCGCGCAGAAGAAGATTTGAAGAAACGGAAGTGGGAACTGGAAGTTAAGTCCAGGAATCTTGAGGAAGTTAATATCGCACTGAAAGTGTTACTCAAACAAAGAGAAGAAGACAAAACGGATCTTGAGGAAAAGGTTTTGTCAAATGTTAAGGAATTCGTAGAACCATATGTTGAAAAGTTGAAAAAAACACGGTTAAATGTCAACCAGATTGCCTGCATAAGTATTGTTGAAACCAATCTGAACGATATCATTTCTCCTTTTTTACGGAATTTAACCTCGAAATATTTACACCTCACTCCTCGGGAAATTCAGATCGCCAACCTCATAAAAGAAGGAAAAACCAGCAAAGAGATTGCAGAACTGTTGAATTCATCGCAAGGGGCGATAAACTTTCATAGAAACAACATCAGGAATAAACTCGGCCTGAATAAGAAGAGCACCAACCTCAGATCACATCTGTTGTCCTTGTCATAG